The sequence below is a genomic window from Andrena cerasifolii isolate SP2316 chromosome 6, iyAndCera1_principal, whole genome shotgun sequence.
ctctctctctctctctctctctctctcttcggtGCGCACCCACTTTGTCAGTTGTTGTTATTAAGTCATTTGCATCATCCAACTTTTCGCGAAGCTTGTCGGGAGAAGTGGTGCGAGGGAGACGCTCGGTTGTTTTTAGGAGGGTAGAGTAGAGGAGAGTTTTGTGGGGGGCTGCTTAATGAACGGCGATTTAGAGAGTGCGTTTAAAAATCGTAGATGTAATATTGCTGATGCAAATGGATTAATGGTGTTACAAAGAAGATTGTGAATGAACGGCGTGTGTCACCGATCGCAGGCAGGACTGAATATTGGTCTTCGATGCGCCCTGAAACAAAACCAGAACATAAATCAACAATGATTCAAACGATCCCCCTCCCTGGATCTTTAGCATAATGTAACAGTGTAGAGAAGCTATCTTATTACAATAAATTCTGCACATTAGATATACGATGGTTTGGATCACTGCCACGCAAACGTCCCCATGCATTCATACTGCTGAAAATAGTCGGAGGAGCTCTGGCGGGTAGATGGGACTTCTGCTGCCGTGCCGCTGCTACTATGAGCGACGCGCGGTTGCATAAACGATGAAGTCACCGGAACACGGGCGATCCCCCGACTATTTTCAGCGAACCACGCAATTGCCTGTCCCGGCTCGCGACAGGTCGCCACCACATCCAGAGAAAATTGGTACCAAAGCACGAGTCGGTGACTCAAAGCGattctttattattaatttgaTCTCTTACACTATGAGTGTTCCTGGTAAGCGTCTAAGTGGTTCAATATCTTATTAGCATTCTCTCAAACACAAAACATGGAAAAGTGATTGCGCCCGTGAGTGGATTTCTGCTGTCCCGTCGTTTGCGTCGCTCGCCGTCCACGTTCCCTTCCTCCTCGGCGACGGCACTCTAGCTCGAGCAGATATTGCACCAGTCGACGAACGTTCGAGGAACAAATTAAAGACGCGTCGGTCCACGTTTCTGTTCGAAATTTTCACGCGCTGCGATCCCTTTTGGATAAGAGGCTGGCGCCGCGTGCTAAAGACGGTCTCTTGGTGATCTCTTCCATTCCGCAGCGGGCTCCTCTTCGCGATGTTTTCAGACTTTTGTACGGAGAAGAGTACGGAGAGAATGGTAATGCGTAGGGCGCGGGACGAGCTCGAACAGAAACGCGTGTAGAGCGCGCGAGAAGGAATTCCAAATCGAGAACAGATCCTTCGGTTTTTCGCTTTCGAGCGGAAGCGACTGTCGCGTGATCATCTCCGTTCTTCCTCCGTGAATGCAGACAGACTAGATAATACATGAAGGAAAGCCGCCTGTGGGTACGCGATATCCCGGACactttcgcccccccccccccccctttcttcATCCGCAGTCGTGATCCGAGGAACTTTTGTACAATCGCGAGTGCACCGTCCGGAAACCCTCTCGGTTTCTTTACTCGCGATGCGCGACACGAGTCACGCTGCGAGACGAGCGACCTTCCTCAACAATACAACAATATTCTCGGCAACTAACTCCGTTCGCGACAACAAATTCGAAGATTTCTCGGCTCATTTCCATTACCCCTTCCCGGCCCCTCTTTCGcgcgataaataaataacaactATATGAAACAATACGCCGCTTTGGATCCTCTAAAATTACAGAAATTTACAGGTCTACAATCTAAAGTTTTCCCAACCGATAAAATTCGCCTTCCCCGTGGTCCGGCGCTACGCTAGGAGCAACGATCCTCTGTACAATGCTCTCGCATTCTTCGTAATCAAAAGCAAAAGAGAAGAAAACAAATAGTAGAAGAAAACCAATACAGAaacaagaagaaaagaaaagtgcACGATCAGATCTTTCTACTCTGTTGGATAAATCGAACAGGAAACAATGCCCGTCTTGTGTCTCTTGTTTAGCAGGAGAACGTTCACTGCCATCTCGAACCAATCGGATCGACACAATTAAGATAATCGTTATCATTTCTTTTCTGCTTTCCtttgcgctctctctctctctctctctctctctctttctgcgtTTCGAAGAGAACTGTCGGTGCTAGCTGTCCCCGCTGTGCTCCTTGTCCCTTCTTCGGTGAAGCGGAGAGCACGGCAACAGTACGACCGCGAGCACGGAGCAGTCCTCAGTTCCGAGTGATCGTTTCCCTTCGTTCCATCGCTTACAGTGCATTCTATCCGtctcctttctttcttctttatcGCCTTTACAATTGAAAGACACACGGTAAAACCAAGGGAAATGTTAGTCGTCGGGTGACTAACCAGCTAAATGCGTACAGGCTGTTTCGAGATAAGTACCGGAATAATTGTTAAACAACGGGTTTAGAAGATACGACGAAATGTAACCAAGTTCTTTTCAAGGTCACCCTCGGTCATCGAGTGTTGGTCGAAAGGTCTTCAAGATTATTTCAAAGTCACCTCAAAAGCCACGCCATGATTTTTAAATGCATCgttatatttcgaaaaatcgactgTTCGATGCTGTCAGGGCCTACATAAAAAAGGAATCCTTACATTTCGTTGTATCTTCTGTGGTTTGGTAACTATTTTATGCGGTACAAATCTAGGGACACTCTGTACTCGGGGACATGCTCTCGGATAGTACAACATAATGCAAAACGCTTTTTAATATTAGGCACGTACTTAGAATTTGTTTCGCCCCCATCCTCTTCGTCGCTTTGCCCATCGTGTTATAACTACGCGGTCAGGCACAGCCAGATTATTCACACGCTATATCACATTCGCGCTACGGGTAAAGCGATACACACAATTTCTATATCATGTACAGTGCCGGTTTACATcccgtttcttttcttttctttattccttctcgagtctctctctctctctctctctctctctctctctctcacacactcacacacacacacactcacacACTCACGTACTCTCTCTGATTATCTCTTTAATGGAGCATCACGTTGCATGACACGTAACAACTAGATATCTTCCCCTTAACAATCGAGATCGATTTCAGACGCGATACAGATATACACCGAAACCCTCACCAGGTATTCTAAAAGGGAAACTTATCCGTTTACTCGGCgtacaaatgtttaaaaaagaaaaagacagaggaaggaaacgaacaaacagaactACGTACTAACAGAAATCGAAATCTAGAAAGTCTTTATACCTATCACTATCGTGTGGGAACAATTGTCCGCCTGTCGTGGGGCAATCGATTCTCGGGATGTGTACGAGAACAATGAGTGGGAGGatagatacaaaaaaaaagagaaaagaataggttgGCCAAGTAAATGGATAACCAGACAGGCCGAAGTCTGCGTGGTAGCACCGCTCGTTCTCTATTTTCAGAGGGCATATCCGCAGCGACGATTTACGTGTTGTCCGACGTCAGTTTGCAGCGTTGCGTCTCCTTCAGTTCCTCTTCGCTTCGACTCCTTGATCCATTCTTCTGTTCCCTTTGCTTCTCAGTCCTCGAGTCCCTCTTATCCTTTGTGTAGTTAGAATTCTTGCTCGGACTCTCCTTAATCACCTCCTGAGTATTCGACTCGTCCTTTCTTTTCCCCTTCTCCAATATGCTCTCGCTCGCTCCTTCCCCCTTAACTTTCACCGTTCTTCCACCACTGTCGGAAGTTGCGCTGGTCTGTGCGTGCACCTGTGTTTCATCCTTCTTTTTCGCCTTCTTCGCGTCCCCGGTGCAAACGTTTTCCGCTACAGAGTCGATGTTCCTTTTCCGCGACGCCTGAGCTTCCGTCGACGATTCGTTGCTCGGCTGATCGACCTGGTGCTCCTGCTCCGTCTTGTCGCTTTCTATATTAACGTCCACGTAACACATCTTCGACGAATCCGGTGGCTGGCTGTCGTTGTTGTGACCAGGCGTGTCGTAGCAAGGCGTCGCGCTGGGCGCATAAACGTTCTCCAGCTGATCGTACTGACTCATGGACTCGCCGCTCTGCTGGCTGATCTCCGACATGTTCCCCTCCTTGGCCACGTCCTTCTCGAACAGCTTCTTCTCGTACTCCCTGCGCTCCATTTCCTTCCTCTCGTTCTCCGTCCGCTCTTGCCGCTTCGACGCATTGCTCTCCGAACTGTCGTCCGGCGACGCAGCTTTGGTGAACAGATGGATCGGCCGCTGGAACCCTTTCACCGGGTGAGGAGGGATCGACAGCACCTCGCATTTGGAGAAACCGACTTCAGAAGAAAGGAGATATTGCGTGAAACTGTCCGGTTGGAACTCGATGTGCTGATAATTTTTGTATATGCGTTCCTGAAACAGGCACATGGATTAATATGTGTCGCGGCGCCACTGAGAAACGAACGCGCTCTTTTACAATCGTGAGACACTTACTGTAAGATTCCTTTTCCTGGTGTAGCTGCTCCAACCTTGAGGCTCCAATATTAAGACCCCACCTGGACGTAACTGTGCATACATACGTTTGAAGGCTTGCTTGAGGCCAGCATCTCCGAAATTCAAGTGTATCCACTTGGTAATCGACAGGCAGAGAATCGTGTCGAACTGTGGTTGTTCTGTGCACAGCAGAGCGTCGTCCTCCAGCACGTAATTACcctaaaaatgagaatatttaGATCTCCCAGAACCTGCCGCCCGTACACGTAACGTCTAGTTTGATAGAATACCTGCACAAAAGTGACATTATAAGGAAAACCTTTGTGATTCTTATCCTTTGTGAAACCTGGAATATCAACCGGTCCGTAATTGATAGGCATAGACATTGGGAAGAAGTTTACGTCCTGATGACGGCTGTCTTCGTTACCAGCAGGGGACTGTACACAATTTACATagtgtttgatattttttctaGCAATATTGATGAGTGGTCGATCAATGTCAATACCAGTTACACTGTGAGCAGAGAGATCTCTTGCAACGGACAGAGTAATATGGCCAATATTGCAACCAATGTCGAGTACATCTTTCTCAATGAACAATTCTTTGCGCTGCGCAAACACTGTCAGCCTCGGATCCATATCGCGATGAGAGTTGCGATACCCGTAATACCTATTGTAGTTGCCATACTGAAAACGTGCGTCTTTCTCTCTGAAGTTCGGTACCGTTTGCTTCTTTTTCTTATCCTGACTCGGCCGATGTTGCGGCCTAGGCTTCCATGCTCCTGGTTGAGGAATGACAGGACTTACAATCTTATCTTTAACATCCATCTTACGCAGCCTTTTATCTTTAGGTTCTTCCAAACCTTTCAGACGCAATTTATTTTTGTCCTTCTGCGGGCTCTCTGGCTTAGATTCCTTAGGTTGACTCGGCAGCGGTGGCTCTGACAATGCCTGCTGTTGCTCAGCCTCGCTGCTCTCTGGCACGCACTGCGCCACGGGCTCTGTGATGTCGGTCACGTCACAGTCCTTAGATTTCGTTTTAGACGGCTCGCTCGCATCATCTTTCCCAGAACCTGAGGACGCCCGCTTTTTCTTTCTGTTCCTGCGCTTAGAACCCTTTTTCGTAGGGGAGATTAACTGTTTCTCGTACTCGTCATTGTCGTTGCAATTGCTCAGGTTCAGAGGATCGCAGATGTTCGGCGGTATAATAACTTCTATAACCTCCTTCTTATGCTTAGGCGTCGGGAGAGGGCTAGACTTAGGCGTAACAGCGTTCATGGCTCTATTTATCTCCTCGTCTTGCATGCTATTTAAATTCAACGGATCGCATATATTGCCACCGAGCAAAAACTTTGTCGGGGGAATAATGACGCCCTCCTTCTTTCTACGTTTATATGGCGGAAAGAATTTACCGTTGCTAGTGAAACTCTGCAGACGCTTACGTCCGAACTTAAAATGGCGATTGTCCTCGTGCTTGTGCTTCTTGTGGGAGGAGTTGAAAGTCTTCCTCGATTTGTCGTTCTCTTTCTTATTGATGTGACCCACTTTGGTGGGGCGATCAACTTGTGCGGACGACATGTTGCAGAATCTGCGAAAGGGTGGACTTCGATTAGAGACGCAACTTACCTTTCGCACCCAAGAACTTGCCAAAAAAAAGATAGCACCTCAAAAGCACGAGCATGAATACACGATTTGCGTCGCGAAATATCAGAAAATATCCGAGTTTTATTTACAAAACGCCGCGCACATGAATTCCGCCCGGCCAACGAGTAATTTCGAAGGAAACTCTCGAGTTGACATAAATTATACGTTATCGCTAAGACAACATAGAAAACATCACAAGGGAACGGACAGGAGGCATTCATTGCCAGCTCGTTTTATTTTACGCGGCAGCTAATATCGCGATACAAAAATCCCTCTTTATTGCGCTCGTGATTTCATTGACAATAATTCTTCACGATCAAGCCAATTGTTTGTCCCGCGGAGTATCCGCGATCGCGAATGCTCGGCGTTCTGTGTAAATTTATCGTTCCCGCGATCGCGCATGCGCAGGCTATGGTTTATGCGTTCTGTAAACGGATGGTCGTCAATGCCCAGAGTTTTCGTCGTGCCTTTCTACCCTTAAATGCCCTGCTAATTAACCAAACTCACCTTCGTACGGTTCCCAGGCAGCTGCGCTTTCACCTCGGCGTACCTTCTCCTCGCATTCAGCACAAAAATACACGTTTGTCACGGGATACACGGCGCGACCAGCTCAGAACCGTCGTTGCGTGCCCGTCAACGATGGCGAATAGCTACTTCGCTTGCTTCGCTCAAACTCCATTTTCTATGTGGCCACCCGAACGAGCCGAGCGCGACTTCGGCAACTTTCGGCCGCGAAACAAGAGCTCCTTCGGCTAGCAGCGATTTTACGACTGTTCCGCGGACACGGGACCGTTGGAAAACCGCGAGAAACTTCTTAATAAGCTCATTAAGATTCTACGAACACGATATAGATAACCACATCGTTACTTGTTAGCGATTTATACGAACGTATATACGGTGTTCGCGTTATCAGTACCGACCGTTTTTCTCGTGCGTAGATCCGGGCGAAACTTCAACGTATTTCATACGAACCACGGGAAAAAAACATTTTCCCCTCCCATTTTTCCCATACCACTTGTTTAGAGAAGATAAAGCTCCGTGCAATAGTAACACCGTGTATATCTACGAAGGCGTGTAGACTCGGATTGTCATTCGTTTTATCGTATGTTCCGAATGTTAATAGAAATGATGTAACCGATCATTTTTAATACGCAGTGGTGTTGCACGCGAAATAATGTATCCAGTAGAATTGAATTGTTGAACTTATTAAACGATTCAATGATAAGATACGAAACGACTTGACGTTTCGTTACGATTGGCGCTCGGTTTCGTGAAAGTTGGATAATGAGAGGCAGTGGAAGATAAAGTAAACGACGATCGATCAAATATTCCGCAATCGTATTGGCCAAAGTCGTACGAACGCGATAATGGTGGTGACGTTAACGTATTACTTTCTTCACTTGTAAAATACACTCGCGTTTGTTAAATACGAAGCGCGGCCATGCAACCGTATTCACAA
It includes:
- the LOC143369994 gene encoding 7SK snRNA methylphosphate capping enzyme isoform X3; protein product: MQDEEINRAMNAVTPKSSPLPTPKHKKEVIEVIIPPNICDPLNLSNCNDNDEYEKQLISPTKKGSKRRNRKKKRASSGSGKDDASEPSKTKSKDCDVTDITEPVAQCVPESSEAEQQQALSEPPLPSQPKESKPESPQKDKNKLRLKGLEEPKDKRLRKMDVKDKIVSPVIPQPGAWKPRPQHRPSQDKKKKQTVPNFREKDARFQYGNYNRYYGYRNSHRDMDPRLTVFAQRKELFIEKDVLDIGCNIGHITLSVARDLSAHSVTGIDIDRPLINIARKNIKHYVNCVQSPAGNEDSRHQDVNFFPMSMPINYGPVDIPGFTKDKNHKGFPYNVTFVQGNYVLEDDALLCTEQPQFDTILCLSITKWIHLNFGDAGLKQAFKRMYAQLRPGGVLILEPQGWSSYTRKRNLTERIYKNYQHIEFQPDSFTQYLLSSEVGFSKCEVLSIPPHPVKGFQRPIHLFTKAASPDDSSESNASKRQERTENERKEMERREYEKKLFEKDVAKEGNMSEISQQSGESMSQYDQLENVYAPSATPCYDTPGHNNDSQPPDSSKMCYVDVNIESDKTEQEHQVDQPSNESSTEAQASRKRNIDSVAENVCTGDAKKAKKKDETQVHAQTSATSDSGGRTVKVKGEGASESILEKGKRKDESNTQEVIKESPSKNSNYTKDKRDSRTEKQREQKNGSRSRSEEELKETQRCKLTSDNT
- the LOC143369994 gene encoding 7SK snRNA methylphosphate capping enzyme isoform X1; this translates as MSSAQVDRPTKVGHINKKENDKSRKTFNSSHKKHKHEDNRHFKFGRKRLQSFTSNGKFFPPYKRRKKEGVIIPPTKFLLGGNICDPLNLNSMQDEEINRAMNAVTPKSSPLPTPKHKKEVIEVIIPPNICDPLNLSNCNDNDEYEKQLISPTKKGSKRRNRKKKRASSGSGKDDASEPSKTKSKDCDVTDITEPVAQCVPESSEAEQQQALSEPPLPSQPKESKPESPQKDKNKLRLKGLEEPKDKRLRKMDVKDKIVSPVIPQPGAWKPRPQHRPSQDKKKKQTVPNFREKDARFQYGNYNRYYGYRNSHRDMDPRLTVFAQRKELFIEKDVLDIGCNIGHITLSVARDLSAHSVTGIDIDRPLINIARKNIKHYVNCVQSPAGNEDSRHQDVNFFPMSMPINYGPVDIPGFTKDKNHKGFPYNVTFVQGNYVLEDDALLCTEQPQFDTILCLSITKWIHLNFGDAGLKQAFKRMYAQLRPGGVLILEPQGWSSYTRKRNLTERIYKNYQHIEFQPDSFTQYLLSSEVGFSKCEVLSIPPHPVKGFQRPIHLFTKAASPDDSSESNASKRQERTENERKEMERREYEKKLFEKDVAKEGNMSEISQQSGESMSQYDQLENVYAPSATPCYDTPGHNNDSQPPDSSKMCYVDVNIESDKTEQEHQVDQPSNESSTEAQASRKRNIDSVAENVCTGDAKKAKKKDETQVHAQTSATSDSGGRTVKVKGEGASESILEKGKRKDESNTQEVIKESPSKNSNYTKDKRDSRTEKQREQKNGSRSRSEEELKETQRCKLTSDNT
- the LOC143369994 gene encoding 7SK snRNA methylphosphate capping enzyme isoform X2, whose protein sequence is MSSAQVDRPTKVGHINKKENDKSRKTFNSSHKKHKHEDNRHFKFGRKRLQSFTSNGKFFPPYKRRKKEGVIIPPTKFLLGGNICDPLNLNSMQDEEINRAMNAVTPKSSPLPTPKHKKEVIEVIIPPNICDPLNLSNCNDNDEYEKQLISPTKKGSKRRNRKKKRASSGSGKDDASEPSKTKSKDCDVTDITEPVAQCVPESSEAEQQQALSEPPLPSQPKESKPESPQKDKNKLRLKGAWKPRPQHRPSQDKKKKQTVPNFREKDARFQYGNYNRYYGYRNSHRDMDPRLTVFAQRKELFIEKDVLDIGCNIGHITLSVARDLSAHSVTGIDIDRPLINIARKNIKHYVNCVQSPAGNEDSRHQDVNFFPMSMPINYGPVDIPGFTKDKNHKGFPYNVTFVQGNYVLEDDALLCTEQPQFDTILCLSITKWIHLNFGDAGLKQAFKRMYAQLRPGGVLILEPQGWSSYTRKRNLTERIYKNYQHIEFQPDSFTQYLLSSEVGFSKCEVLSIPPHPVKGFQRPIHLFTKAASPDDSSESNASKRQERTENERKEMERREYEKKLFEKDVAKEGNMSEISQQSGESMSQYDQLENVYAPSATPCYDTPGHNNDSQPPDSSKMCYVDVNIESDKTEQEHQVDQPSNESSTEAQASRKRNIDSVAENVCTGDAKKAKKKDETQVHAQTSATSDSGGRTVKVKGEGASESILEKGKRKDESNTQEVIKESPSKNSNYTKDKRDSRTEKQREQKNGSRSRSEEELKETQRCKLTSDNT